The Setaria italica strain Yugu1 chromosome IX, Setaria_italica_v2.0, whole genome shotgun sequence genome has a window encoding:
- the LOC101754998 gene encoding uncharacterized protein LOC101754998, with translation MAMGLPGLRCCHLPARGSLPPLGPALPRRPLPRTSALRYSSLQAQAGDSIGEEVLRMFLEERQLHGDFVTKISDMVWRRNGANVDAVEATAVQGNAADVAQPEDVQEDVADEGVLRLAATRDWVSGESSLPVSKRRSAKDRQNESDKRKELNLLKYEALKDELLLLTTGIGAACSLYCLLVFSLKTAVSYAFGVGFSCLYLQLLCQHTDNLSKEDIPEVFLKKKVKKIGITSEDLKNTIEKTLGGAGVALSSPRLVIPAVIFGLSALSDHFQNSFFSFEVLPGMMGFLAYKAAALVQVYRDNEDLRLILPEEDAGSDNA, from the exons ATGGCCATGGGGCTCCCAGGCCTCCGCTGCTGCCACCTTCCCGCGCGCGGCTCGCTCCCTCCCCTCGGCCCCGCCCTCCCACGCAGGCCCCTCCCGCGGACCTCGGCTCTCCGCTACTCCTCCCTCCAAGCCCAAG CTGGGGACAGTATTGGGGAGGAGGTCCTGCGCATGTTTCTTGAGGAGAGGCAGCTGCACGGCGATTTCGTCACGAAAATCTCTGACATGGTCTGGAGGAGGAATGGCGCAAATGTTGATGCGGTAGAGGCGACCGCGGTCCAAGGGAACGCTGCGGATGTTGCTCAGCCTGAAGAT GTCCAGGAAGATGTTGCGGATGAGGGAGTGTTGAGATTAGCGGCAACCAGGGATTGGGTGTCCGGTGAAAGCAGCCTGCCTGTGAGCAAGAGGCGTTCTGCTAAG GATAGGCAGAATGAGAGCGACAAAAGGAAGGAACTTAACCTTTTGAAATATGAAGCT CTCAAGGATGAATTGTTGCTCTTGACCACAGGAATTGGAGCTGCATGTAGTTTATACTGTCTCCTGGTCTTTTCTCTCAAG ACTGCTGTCAGTTATGCTTTTGGGGTTGGTTTCAG TTGCTTGTATCTTCAACTTCTGTGTCAGCACACAGATAACCTGTCAAAGGAAGATATTCCAGAAGTTTTTCTAAAGAAGAAAGTGAAGAA AATCGGCATTACAAGTGAAGATTTGAAGAATACGATAGAGAAGACATTGGGTGGTGCTGGAGTAGCTCTTTCATCCCCAAGGCTTGTGATTCCTGCTGTGATTTTTGGATTGTCAGCTTTATCAGATCATTTCCAAAATAGCTTTTTCAGTTTTGAG GTTCTTCCAGGGATGATGGGTTTTCTTGCATACAAGGCTGCAGCTTTGGTTCAAGTTTACCGAGATAACGAGGACCTCCGATTGATACTTCCTGAAGAAGATGCTGGTAGTGACAACGCTTAA